A single Orcinus orca chromosome 2, mOrcOrc1.1, whole genome shotgun sequence DNA region contains:
- the LOC125963681 gene encoding Golgi associated RAB2 interactor protein 4-like: MSGDTLLPYHTAQSSTSVGLLNTTTGKLQQQLRNGEYDIFKYAPIFESDFIQITKRGDLIDVHNCVCMVTVGITSSSPVLPLPDTMLLARWATGCEEHAEHSQAAKGKSHEPAKTLELTRLLPLTFVSISTHNREKQQLRVQFATGRSWYLQLCAPPDAQEDLFTSWEELIYLLRPPVESLSGTYAVPAWDMIGLPVFEEEEEDGRSPAVEDLQEMWDQDQVSICSLHTCSELSGATSAAFAGGEGIQLDSHKSDTMPDVATAKAKSTVLDKASASWAMTKVETAGVAGGTAAGALSVAVIKSPAPEEQSTATAATASNGPGGRKTHIATGGTARTSPRSRKTVLRTIQGYASSTSTSLSPEAGVTVVGAEPTSKTAEGRADEEDEGTLISTLPQEGKVSEQDGSSQRVSQARKGRRERREHWGEDRALMSPSLCSSVESHHKAAGNKTIQKAAGPCSGGGRATSDDQKDKGHGSPGGSEQGTAHKGISRAPITNESRTSHKSGRSLSTASSGPTTERLSRISSFFRNVRASLTTKTVASSCDKYVSILAKPVEGTRMEAVVETAESGQGLEITGGVTSDTMEPVTAEAHQ, translated from the exons ATGAGTGGGGACACTCTGCTCCCATATCACACGGCCCAGAGCAGCACCAGCGTGGGCCTGCTCAACACCACCACGGGGAAGCTGCAGCAGCAACTGCGCAATGGCGAATATGACATCTTCAAGTACGCACCGATATTCGAGAGCGACTTTATCCAGATCACGAAGAGGGGAGACCTGATTGACGTGCACAACTGTGTCTGCATGGTGACCGTGGGCATCACATCCAGCAGCCCCGTCCTCCCACTCCCAGACACCATGCTGCTGGCCCGATGGGCCACCGGCTGTGAAGAGCATGCTGAGCACAGCCAGGCCGCCAAGGGCAAGAGCCACGAGCCTGCAAAGACCTTAGAGCTCACCAGGCTCCTTCCCTTGACGTTCGTGAGCATCTCCACTCACAATCGCGAGAAACAACAGCTGCGCGTGCAGTTTGCCACTGGCCGCTCCTGGTACCTGCAGCTGTGTGCCCCTCCGGACGCACAGGAAGACCTCTTCACCTCTTGGGAAGAGCTGATTTACCTCCTGCGACCACCAGTGGAGAGTCTCAGCGGCACCTATGCCGTTCCAGCCTGGGACATGATCGGCCTGCCTGTGttcgaggaggaggaggaggacggcAGGAGCCCGGCAGTGGAGGATCTCCAAGAAATGTGGGATCAGGACCAGGTGAGCATCTGCAGCCTCCACACGTGCTCTGAGCTGTCCGGGGCCACATCTGCAGCTTTTGCTGGTGGGGAGGGGATCCAACTGGACTCCCACAAGTCCGATACCATGCCCGATGTGGCCACCGCAAAAGCAAAATCTACAGTGCTTGACAAAGCGTCAGCGTCGTGGGCAATGACAAAGGTGGAGACAGCAGGGGTGGCAGGAGGCACCGCAGCGGGTGCTTTGAGCGTGGCAGTGATCAAGTCTCCTGCCCCTGAAGAGCAGAGCACGGCCACAGCAGCCACAGCCAGCAACGGTCCAGGAGGAAGGAAAACCCACATAGCCACTGGGGGCACTGCCAGAACATCCCCGAGGAGCAGGAAAACGGTGCTGCGAACAATTCAGG GGTATGCTTCCAGCACGTCCACCAGTCTCTCCCCAGAGGCTGGCGTGACTGTGGTCGGAGCAGAACCCACCAGCAAGACTGCTGAAGGAAGAGCCGACGAGGAGGACGAGGGGACCCTCATCTCAACCTTGCCACAGGAAGGCAAAGTGAGTGAACAGGATGGCAGCTCACAGAGGGTGTCCCAGGCCcgcaagggaagaagggagagaagggagcacTGGGGAGAGGACAGAGCTCTTATGAGCCCCTCGCTCTGCAGTTCAGTGGAAAGCCACCACAAGGCAGCGGGGAACAAGACCATCCAGAAAGCAGCTGGCCCGTGCTCAGGCGGCGGCAGAGCCACTAGCGATGACCAAAAGGACAAAGGCCACGGCAGCCCGGGGGGCAGCGAGCAGGGCACTGCTCACAAAGGCATCAGCCGTGCTCCCATCACCAACGAGTCCAGGACCTCGCACAAATCGGGCAGGAGCTTATCTACAGCGAGTTCAGGTCCCACCACCGAGAGACTCAGCAGGATCAGCTCTTTCTTCAGGAACGTCAGAGCCAGTCTTACTACAAAGACAGTGGCCTCCTCATGCGATAAATATGTGAGCATCCTGGCGAAGCCAGTGGAAGGGACCCGAATGGAGGCCGTCGTAGAGACAGCAGAGAgtggccaggggctggagatCACTGGAGGTGTGACATCTGACACCATGGAGCCAGTGACCGCTGAAGCCCATCAATAG